Within the Marixanthomonas sp. SCSIO 43207 genome, the region GCTCAATAATATTTTAAAACATGCTAAAGCTGAAGCTAGTAAAGTAACCGTTAAAAAATTAACCGGTAATATTGTAATATCAATTAAAGATAATGGTGTTGGGTTTGATTTTAGCGAGAAATATCAAAACGTAAAATCACTAGGTTTAAAAACGTTACTTGAGCGCACACGATTTTTAAATGGACAAATGAAGGTAAAATCTATTAAAAATAACGGAACAATTGTTATCTTTCAATTTCCTATTTCATGACAGAAAGAACCATCATAACAGCAGATGACCATCCACTTTTATTAAAAGGTCTTAATGATTTTTTATTAGAAAAAGGATATAATATTATTGGAAGCGCTCACGACGGAAGAGACGCTTATAATTTAATTGCTAAAGAAAAACCTAGTATAGCTATACTAGACATTCAAATGCCACATATGTCTGGTATTGAAATAGCAAAAAAATGTAAAGAAAATAATATTGCAACAAAGATTGTTCTTATTACACTTCACAAAGAAAAAGAACTTTACATTAAAGCTCAAGAGTTGAATATTTTTGGGTACGTTTTAAAAGAATTTGCCCTTGAAGAAATTGAAAATTGCATTAATACTGTTACTCTAGGCGATAAGTATTTCAGTCCTAAAATTAAAGAATTACTTGACGGCATTCTTTTTTCAGACAGCTCGTTAAATGCTTTGACTCCTTCAGAAAAGAAGATTTTAAAACTTATAGCTAATGACAAAACTAATAAAGAAATAGCCTCTCTTCTTTTTATATCTCACCGTACTGTTGAAAAACACCGAAGCAATATTATATCAAAATTAAATCTTGAACCCAAGACAAATAGTTTGCTTATTTGGGCTAAAGAAAATTATGATAAAATGATGTAAATACAAAAAACTGAATAATTACGTGTTTCCACGTATTTTAAAATTGTGTTAAATTTCTGACATTTACCTAATGAATGTTAACATGGTTTTTAAAAATGACAACACGAAGAATGAACGAACAAAAAAGAGGATTTTTATCTTTTTAGTTGTTGTGGTTGTTGCAATTGTGTTACTCAATATTGTTAATTATTTTGTTTCTTAATTTTTATGTTAATTTCAACTAACTAATTAAAAAACACCCGCTGAGCTTTCAACGGGTGTTTTTATTTTTTTTAAAAAATGTAGTTGAACAATTAAAGCTCAAGGGCTTTTTTCACATCGTTATCCATAAGTAATTCTTCAGGACTCTCAAGAGCTTCTTTAATAGCAACTAAAAAGCCAACAGACTCTTTACCATCAAT harbors:
- a CDS encoding response regulator transcription factor, whose amino-acid sequence is MTERTIITADDHPLLLKGLNDFLLEKGYNIIGSAHDGRDAYNLIAKEKPSIAILDIQMPHMSGIEIAKKCKENNIATKIVLITLHKEKELYIKAQELNIFGYVLKEFALEEIENCINTVTLGDKYFSPKIKELLDGILFSDSSLNALTPSEKKILKLIANDKTNKEIASLLFISHRTVEKHRSNIISKLNLEPKTNSLLIWAKENYDKMM